A window of the Listeria swaminathanii genome harbors these coding sequences:
- a CDS encoding CynX/NimT family MFS transporter: MNSDLINKKILTRSSKVMLIIGIILIAANLRTPITSVGPLLGMIQSDLHLTNTMAGLLTTIPLLAFAGLSPFVSKLSRALGIEVLIFVALLTLVIGSLVRPFGGELNLFAGTFLIGLAIAVGNVILPSLIKKEFPFKLGLMTGIYSISMNLCAALAAGLTVPIAMNNRFSWHGSMGFWAMLAVLALVIWLPQLKYNQRSTEKIATHLATTSVWKSPLAWKISLFMGSQSAIYYISIAWLPNILADQGLSSTSSGLMLSLMQFAVMPITFIIPIIAGRMKNQQLLVGISVSLFLIGIFGIMFASGNVAILSTAIILYGIGSGMSFSLSMMFFNLRTTSATESADLSGMAQSIGYLFAASGPILFGTLHDTLGSWQPTMYVLIGITLIMLYCGLDAGRNKFLFTQKK, from the coding sequence ATGAATTCAGATTTAATCAATAAAAAAATCCTTACGCGGTCGAGTAAGGTGATGCTTATTATAGGAATTATTTTAATTGCAGCGAATTTACGGACGCCTATCACATCTGTTGGTCCGTTACTTGGAATGATTCAATCAGATTTACATTTAACGAATACGATGGCTGGGTTGCTAACAACTATTCCGCTGCTTGCGTTTGCGGGGTTATCCCCTTTTGTTTCTAAGTTAAGCCGGGCTCTCGGTATCGAAGTATTAATTTTTGTGGCCCTTTTGACGCTTGTAATTGGTAGCTTGGTGCGCCCATTTGGTGGCGAACTTAATTTGTTTGCTGGGACGTTTTTGATTGGTCTTGCAATTGCAGTTGGGAATGTTATTTTGCCTAGTTTAATTAAGAAGGAATTTCCATTTAAATTGGGGTTAATGACTGGGATTTACTCGATTTCGATGAATTTATGTGCGGCACTTGCAGCTGGCTTGACGGTGCCAATTGCGATGAATAATCGTTTCAGCTGGCACGGAAGTATGGGTTTCTGGGCAATGCTTGCGGTTTTGGCGTTAGTTATTTGGCTTCCGCAGCTAAAATATAACCAACGCAGCACAGAGAAAATTGCGACCCATTTGGCTACTACTTCGGTTTGGAAATCACCGCTTGCTTGGAAGATTTCGTTATTTATGGGTTCGCAGTCGGCGATTTATTATATTTCAATTGCTTGGTTGCCAAACATTTTAGCGGATCAAGGATTATCCAGTACTTCTAGCGGTCTCATGCTTTCCTTGATGCAATTTGCGGTTATGCCGATTACATTTATTATTCCGATTATCGCTGGGAGGATGAAAAATCAGCAGCTTCTTGTTGGAATTTCCGTTTCGTTATTTTTAATTGGGATTTTTGGAATTATGTTCGCTTCCGGTAATGTGGCTATTTTATCTACTGCGATTATTTTATATGGCATTGGTTCGGGGATGTCGTTTAGTCTTTCGATGATGTTCTTTAATTTGCGAACAACAAGCGCTACCGAATCAGCGGATTTATCTGGAATGGCACAATCAATTGGTTACTTGTTTGCTGCTTCCGGTCCGATTTTATTTGGTACACTGCACGATACGCTTGGCAGTTGGCAACCAACAATGTATGTTTTAATCGGTATTACGCTAATTATGTTATATTGCGGCCTAGATGCTGGACGCAATAAATTCCTCTTCACACAGAAAAAGTGA
- a CDS encoding FadR/GntR family transcriptional regulator gives MVEKIERKSLAEQVYDQIKAEITSGTWKIGERIPKEADLMAEFGISRNTLREAIRALAHIGLLETKQGDGTFVRNNSELNAIIQKRVRESSVQEILEIRHALDREAVILACERRTEEDLATLKKYSQCCNLAHESNDVEAFVKADSALHLTIVKAAHNKLLLDMYGNILEEIQFSITSTTEMNPEANQHNGHGLLVSAIEKRNKEQAASEVTEYITLFKRIAAKNGENK, from the coding sequence GTGGTAGAAAAAATTGAACGAAAATCACTGGCGGAACAAGTTTATGATCAAATAAAAGCTGAAATCACGAGTGGCACTTGGAAAATTGGCGAACGTATTCCGAAAGAGGCGGATTTAATGGCTGAATTTGGTATCAGTCGAAATACGCTACGTGAAGCCATTCGTGCCTTAGCGCATATTGGTTTGCTGGAAACGAAGCAAGGTGATGGTACTTTTGTCCGTAATAATAGTGAGCTCAATGCGATTATTCAAAAACGTGTCCGGGAATCTTCTGTTCAAGAAATCCTTGAAATCCGTCATGCGCTAGACCGGGAAGCAGTTATTTTAGCTTGTGAACGACGTACGGAAGAAGATTTAGCGACGTTGAAAAAATATAGCCAATGTTGCAATTTAGCGCATGAGAGTAATGATGTGGAGGCTTTTGTGAAAGCTGATTCTGCCCTTCATTTAACTATTGTGAAAGCAGCTCATAATAAATTGTTGTTGGATATGTACGGTAATATTTTAGAAGAAATACAGTTTTCGATTACGAGTACAACGGAAATGAACCCAGAAGCAAATCAGCATAATGGGCATGGATTGCTTGTCTCAGCTATCGAAAAGCGAAATAAAGAACAAGCCGCAAGTGAAGTTACAGAGTATATTACTCTTTTCAAACGAATTGCTGCTAAGAATGGAGAAAATAAATGA
- a CDS encoding AI-2E family transporter, which yields MNWLEKLKENDTARRVLVFVLLGIVLYLLRSMIDLILLTFIFAFLVTRLENVILKRVRVPRKLIVIVLYSLVAVFLYISIVHFLPILIEQISQLVDSLVKMYNNPSDNTIVQWVVGFLKESNIQKYLQAGVDFIIASLSGIGSVGLSFFLALILSLFFSLEKERVTSFTGQFLTSKVGFIFKEAAFFGKKFVATFGVVLEAQLMIALVNTIITTIALYLMDFPQLLSLSIMVFVLGLIPVAGVIISCIPLVLIAYTVGGFQDVIYILITVVIVHAIETYILNPKLMSSKTNLPVFYTFIILIFSETFFGVWGLIVGIPVFVFLLDILEVRNADDLKKRTIFGRKKKVD from the coding sequence ATGAATTGGTTAGAGAAACTAAAAGAAAATGACACGGCAAGACGGGTGCTAGTGTTTGTCCTGCTAGGCATTGTTTTATATTTACTCAGAAGCATGATTGATTTAATATTACTAACATTCATTTTTGCATTTTTAGTGACGCGATTAGAAAACGTTATTTTAAAAAGGGTACGAGTACCAAGAAAATTAATTGTTATCGTATTGTATTCCTTAGTAGCAGTGTTTTTATATATTTCTATTGTGCATTTTTTACCGATTTTAATCGAACAAATTTCCCAGCTAGTAGATTCACTTGTAAAAATGTATAATAACCCAAGCGATAACACGATTGTGCAATGGGTTGTTGGATTTTTAAAAGAATCTAACATTCAAAAATACTTACAAGCCGGGGTTGATTTTATTATCGCTTCGCTTTCAGGTATTGGGTCTGTAGGCTTATCTTTCTTCTTAGCGTTAATACTTAGTTTGTTTTTCTCTTTGGAAAAAGAACGAGTGACTTCCTTTACTGGGCAATTTCTGACGAGTAAAGTTGGTTTTATTTTTAAAGAAGCGGCCTTTTTTGGGAAGAAATTTGTGGCGACGTTTGGTGTTGTGTTAGAAGCGCAGTTAATGATTGCGCTTGTAAATACGATTATTACGACGATAGCTCTTTATTTAATGGATTTCCCACAGTTGCTTAGTTTGTCGATTATGGTGTTCGTTTTAGGATTAATTCCTGTTGCCGGTGTTATTATTTCGTGTATCCCTCTGGTATTAATCGCTTATACAGTTGGCGGGTTCCAAGATGTTATTTATATTTTAATTACGGTGGTCATTGTCCACGCGATTGAAACGTATATTTTAAACCCAAAACTAATGTCATCAAAAACGAATTTACCTGTATTTTACACATTTATTATTTTAATCTTCTCAGAAACGTTTTTCGGCGTATGGGGACTTATTGTCGGAATTCCAGTCTTTGTATTCTTACTAGATATTCTGGAAGTGAGAAATGCAGATGATTTAAAGAAACGCACGATATTTGGACGCAAGAAAAAAGTAGATTAA
- a CDS encoding alpha/beta hydrolase, with protein MKKVIIAIIVLAIIVAGFWIIFLQFEPTKKAAKEPTITANKATKKTENPVSEIAIPTLFVHGYSGTANSFGGMINRLADEGDVTKSLVMTVASDGTVSTEGTYDKFSNNPTIQVVFEDNKSSTENQTQWIQNVMKELKNNYHIEKVYAVGHSMGGVSLTSYIEKVGSDKAYPVLEKLVLIGSPLNGLVIGDDGVTAYDLTDKGPKQSSDRYSEFMKNKQNIPTHLRVLNIAGDTLNGTKSDGSVSVASALSGKFIFEGQAESYKEKIFTGKNAAHSKLHENTDVDAEVANFLWGIEKVD; from the coding sequence ATGAAAAAAGTTATTATTGCAATTATCGTTTTAGCCATTATTGTTGCTGGCTTCTGGATAATTTTCCTTCAATTTGAACCGACTAAAAAAGCAGCCAAAGAACCTACTATAACAGCAAATAAAGCAACGAAAAAAACCGAAAATCCCGTTTCAGAAATTGCTATTCCTACCCTTTTCGTCCACGGGTATTCTGGAACAGCGAATTCATTTGGTGGCATGATTAATCGTCTTGCCGATGAGGGTGATGTAACAAAATCACTTGTCATGACCGTAGCTAGTGACGGCACTGTAAGCACGGAGGGAACCTACGATAAATTTAGTAATAACCCGACGATTCAAGTTGTCTTTGAAGATAATAAGAGCTCGACAGAAAATCAGACACAGTGGATTCAAAATGTGATGAAAGAGCTGAAAAACAATTATCATATCGAGAAAGTTTACGCAGTCGGTCATTCCATGGGTGGTGTTAGTTTAACAAGTTACATTGAAAAAGTAGGCAGCGACAAAGCCTATCCGGTTCTGGAAAAACTTGTGCTAATTGGCTCACCGCTTAACGGACTAGTGATTGGTGATGATGGTGTTACGGCTTATGATCTTACGGACAAAGGGCCAAAACAATCCTCAGACCGCTATAGTGAATTCATGAAAAATAAGCAAAATATCCCGACTCATTTGCGCGTGTTAAATATTGCGGGTGATACGTTAAACGGAACGAAAAGTGACGGTAGTGTTTCTGTCGCGAGTGCTTTATCCGGCAAATTCATTTTCGAAGGTCAAGCTGAGAGTTATAAAGAAAAAATCTTCACAGGAAAGAATGCAGCTCATAGTAAACTTCACGAAAACACGGACGTTGATGCCGAAGTAGCCAATTTTTTATGGGGCATAGAAAAAGTAGATTAA
- a CDS encoding alpha/beta fold hydrolase, which produces MLKRVFFSIILPLGCLVGAIFILLTINTTYPKAANDSIPTIFIHGYRGTDRSLHGMIRRFDQKYDWGTESLTVNVSPDGDISTTGTYNKNEKNPLINIVFEDNRATLPQQSMWTKKVMSYLQQNYGIKKFNAVGHSMGGGAWVAYLASYEKNKSYPQVNKIVFLAVPFYPEEYVNGDQQVDIKNANNVHAKFAEKMAKVLPENTEIMIIGGNLEDGSNSDGEVKLDSVLYGEKLFAHQKVITHVIKGPQATHSSMHESTVVDKYVGQFLWGEK; this is translated from the coding sequence ATGCTAAAGCGCGTGTTCTTCTCCATTATCTTACCATTAGGCTGTTTAGTTGGAGCTATATTTATTTTACTAACGATTAACACGACATATCCAAAAGCAGCCAATGATTCCATTCCGACCATTTTTATTCATGGTTATCGCGGGACAGACCGTTCGCTTCATGGAATGATACGTCGCTTTGATCAAAAGTATGATTGGGGTACGGAGTCTTTAACGGTTAATGTAAGCCCAGATGGCGATATTTCCACTACCGGGACTTATAATAAAAATGAAAAAAATCCGCTTATCAACATTGTTTTTGAAGATAATCGGGCAACGCTTCCCCAACAATCTATGTGGACAAAAAAAGTAATGTCTTATTTACAACAAAATTATGGAATTAAAAAATTTAACGCGGTTGGTCATTCGATGGGTGGCGGCGCTTGGGTAGCGTATTTAGCAAGTTACGAAAAAAACAAATCCTATCCACAAGTAAACAAAATTGTGTTCCTTGCCGTTCCATTTTATCCAGAAGAATATGTCAATGGTGATCAGCAAGTCGATATTAAAAACGCCAATAACGTTCATGCAAAATTTGCTGAAAAAATGGCGAAAGTTTTACCCGAAAACACTGAAATTATGATTATTGGCGGTAATTTGGAAGATGGATCGAATAGTGACGGCGAAGTGAAATTGGATAGCGTCCTATACGGCGAAAAATTATTTGCGCATCAAAAAGTGATTACACATGTAATTAAAGGACCACAAGCAACGCACAGTAGTATGCATGAATCTACCGTTGTGGATAAATATGTTGGCCAATTTTTATGGGGAGAGAAATAA
- a CDS encoding DUF4064 domain-containing protein has protein sequence MIKRTGEIVLAIIGLIFSVLTQAAIAIIGLLMTSGSKGKEGLTTYYNNYYQTMTEWEIPKSDIPDPDRVLNFVQTLSWTTLTGGLITLALGGFGIYYIMKNKKPAFAGYLFLAAGIVSLLSTALITFIPALLLIVAAILCFVRKPKSTFSGL, from the coding sequence ATGATAAAACGAACAGGTGAGATTGTACTCGCTATTATTGGTCTTATTTTTAGTGTACTCACACAAGCAGCTATTGCTATTATAGGTCTATTAATGACAAGTGGTTCCAAAGGAAAAGAAGGTTTAACGACTTACTACAATAATTACTACCAAACAATGACAGAATGGGAAATTCCAAAAAGTGATATTCCTGATCCTGACCGTGTGCTAAATTTTGTGCAAACATTATCTTGGACAACATTGACAGGTGGACTGATTACGCTTGCCTTAGGTGGATTTGGCATTTACTACATAATGAAAAATAAAAAGCCAGCCTTTGCGGGATATTTATTTTTAGCAGCAGGGATTGTGTCATTACTTTCTACAGCACTAATAACGTTTATTCCTGCGTTACTATTAATCGTCGCAGCAATTCTTTGTTTTGTTCGTAAACCTAAAAGCACTTTTTCAGGATTATAA
- a CDS encoding lmo0954 family membrane protein — translation MRAIFIGILIVLLIAMILIVLWPAIMATIGAVLGFWSLKKLLEARSVSEKVIYGVLIGVGALIILANLKGILVVAIIGAIIYFLTRNKNKPRKNDDVFDYPYNK, via the coding sequence ATGAGAGCAATATTCATTGGCATATTAATCGTTTTACTAATAGCGATGATACTTATCGTCTTATGGCCAGCAATCATGGCAACTATTGGCGCAGTACTAGGCTTTTGGTCACTAAAGAAATTACTTGAAGCAAGATCTGTAAGCGAAAAAGTTATTTATGGTGTTCTAATCGGCGTGGGTGCCTTAATAATTCTAGCTAACTTAAAAGGAATCTTGGTTGTCGCAATTATCGGAGCAATCATTTACTTCCTAACTAGAAATAAAAATAAACCAAGAAAAAATGATGACGTATTCGACTACCCATACAATAAATAA